The Maniola jurtina chromosome 1, ilManJurt1.1, whole genome shotgun sequence genome has a window encoding:
- the LOC123864267 gene encoding lipase 1-like encodes MWTRALLFTAALAALAALTAADDIAEDARLDVPALVRKYGYPLEEHEVVTEDGYVLTAHRIPHARGASPAAPRVPVLVMHGLLCSSADFLVLGPGRALGYVLADAGYDVWLGNARGNHYSRRHRALDPDERAEQRFWRFSWDEIGERDLPALLERVRAVTGHRRVHYVGYSQGTTALLVLLALRPQYNARLLSFHALAPAAFVDYHDDPGKDFLVRLESVLDTLAFRHGFGEVMPRSAAMTELGLRLCSDGAPSQPLCARLVLGEGEYFNKTLLPVFLGHNPAGAGVRQILHYAQVQRFGRFARYNFDPLTNLARYGSLQPPEYDVRRVRVPTHLHYAMSDRNSLYQNVLVLARHLGTFAALHRVPRHSFNHYDFIWGGDARAQVYDAVVAALRAHDAA; translated from the exons ATGTGGACACGCGCACTCCTGTTCACTGCGGCCCTCGCGGCCCTGGCGGCCCTCACCGCGGCCGACGACATCGCGGAGGACGCGCGGCTCGACGTG CCGGCGCTGGTGCGCAAGTACGGCTACCCGCTGGAGGAGCACGAGGTGGTGACGGAGGACGGCTACGTGCTGACGGCGCACCGCATCCCGCACGCGCGTGGCGCCTcccccgccgcgccgcgcgttCCCGTGCTGGTCATGCACGGCCTGCTGTGCTCGTCCGCCGACTTCCTCGTGCTGGGCCCGGGCCGCGCGCTCGGCTACGTGCTGGCCGACGCCGGCTACGACGTGTGGCTCGGCAACGCGCGCGGCAACCACTACTCGCGCCGCCACCGCGCGCTCGACCCCGACGAGCGCGCCGAGCAGCGCTTCTGGCGCTTCAGCTGGGACGAGATCGGCGAGCGCGACCTGCCCGCGCTGCTGGAGCGCGTGCGCGCCGTCACCGGCCACCGCCGCGTGCACTACGTGGGCTACTCGCAGGGCACCACGGCGCTGCTGGTGCTGCTGGCGCTGCGCCCGCAGTACAACGCGCGCCTGCTGTCCTTCCACGCGCTGGCGCCCGCCGCCTTCGTCGACTACCACGACGACCCCGGCAAGGACTTCCTGGTGCGCTTGGAGAGCGTGCTCGAC ACGTTGGCGTTCCGGCACGGCTTCGGCGAGGTGATGCCGCGCAGCGCCGCCATGACGGAGCTGGGCCTGCGCCTGTGCAGCGACGGCGCGCCCTCGCAGCCGCTGTGCGCGCGCCTCGTGCTCGGCGAGGGCGAGTACTTCAACAAG ACGCTGCTGCCGGTGTTCCTGGGCCACAACCCGGCGGGCGCGGGCGTGCGCCAGATCCTGCACTACGCGCAGGTGCAGCGCTTCGGCCGCTTCGCGCGCTACAACTTCGACCCGCTCACCAACCTGGCGCGCTACGGCAGCCTGCAGCCGCCCGAGTACGACGTGCGGCGCGTGCGAGTGCCCACGCACCTGCACTACGCCATGAGCGACCGCAACTCGCTGTACCAGAACGTGCTGGTGCTGGCGCGGCACCTCGGCACGTTCGCCGCGCTGCACCGCGTGCCGCGCCACAGCTTCAACCACTACGACTTCATCTGGGGCGGCGACGCGCGCGCGCAGGTCTACGACGCCGTGGTGGCCGCGTTGCGCGCGCACGACGCGGCTTGA
- the LOC123879074 gene encoding signal transducing adapter molecule 1 → MGIFGTSSPFDQDVERATSENNTSEEWGLILEICDRAGASAAAARDCLRAVLRRLGHADPHVQVHAATLLDACVANCGRAFHLEVASRDFEAEFRRLLARAQPPVQARLRALLRKWADGEFRDDPQLDLIPTLHARLQAEAGAAPVAAPAAPAPAAAAAPAADAREQEELARAIALSLREAGAAPAALYPRMDAAPPAAPPAAPPAAPPAARQVRALYDFEAAEDNELTFAAGEIVHVTESSDPNWWKGRTERGEGLFPANFVTADLADPPPEAVAAAAPAGKSVQFSEPEPPGGIDEAAVDAALAALHDADPAGPDAPGLAALEARAAAVGPPVDAALERADRRHARLTQLSADLVDALNLYHDLMREPPRALYAPPPFLPPGHAPPGHAPPRC, encoded by the exons ATGGGCATCTTCGGCACGTCTTCGCCGTTCGACCAGGACGTGG AGCGCGCCACCAGCGAGAACAACACCAGCGAGGAGTGGGGCCTGATCCTGGAGATCTGCGACCGCGCGGGCGCCAGCGCGGCCGCCGCGCGCGACTGCCTGCGCGCCGTGCTGCGCCGCCTGGGCCACGCCGACCCGCACGTGCAGGTGCACGCCGCCACGCTGCTGGACGCGTGCGTGGCCAACTGCGGCCGCGCCTTCCACCTCGAGGTGGCGTCGCGCGACTTCGAGGCCGAGTTCCGCCGCCTCCTGGCGCGCGCGCAGCCGCCCGTGCAGGCGCGTCTGCGCGCGCTGCTGCGCAAGTGGGCCGACGGCGAGTTCCGCGACGACCCGCAGCTCGACCTCATCCCCACGCTGCACGCGCGCCTGCAGGCCGAGGCGGGCGCGGCGCCCGTCGCCGCACCCGCCGCCCCCgcccccgccgccgccgccgcgcccgccgctgACGCGCGCGAGCAGGAGGAGCTGGCGCGCGCCATCGCGCTGTCCCTGCGCGAGGCGGGCGCCGCGCCGGCCGCGCTGTACCCGCGCATggacgccgcgccgcccgccgcgccgcccgccgccccacccgccgcgccgcccgccgcgcggCAGGTGCGCGCGCTGTACGACTTCGAGGCGGCCGAGGACAACGAGCTGACGTTCGCGGCCGGCGAGATCGTGCACGTGACGGAGAGCAGCGACCCCAACTGGTGGAAGGGGCGCACGGAGCGCGGCGAGGGGCTGTTCCCCGCCAACTTCGTCACGGCCGACCTGGCCGACCCGCCGCCCG aggcggtggcggcggcggcgccggCCGGCAAGAGCGTGCAGTTCAGCGAGCCCGAGCCGCCGGGCGGCATCGACGAGGCGGCCGTGGACGCGGCGCTGGCGGCGCTACACGACGCCGACCCCGCCGGGCCCGACGCGCCGGGCCTGGCCGCGCTGgaggcgcgcgccgccgccgtcGGCCCGCCCGTGGACGCGGCGCTGGAGCGCGCCGACCGCCGCCACGCGCGCCTCACGCAGCTCAGCGCCGACCTGGTGGACGCGCTCAACCTCTACCACGACCTGATGCGTGAGCCGCCGCGCGCGCTCTACGCGCCGCCGCCCTTCCTGCCGCCCGGCCACGCGCCGCCCGGCCACGCGCCGCCGCGCTGCTAG
- the LOC123867087 gene encoding uncharacterized protein LOC123867087: protein MWSAWCALLLLAGVRSEHCAALRGAWQLRLGELSAARPPRIEERSLFVDGTALTVQVWGAGGAERAAAAAQLAVLSGALGYRARLRPERADLCRLARLERADLAAVAPAAAWPERGRCGAARAWALDELTSLAEGARAAADAAPLLLAHVPDAACAARAALWPFYARVTDETRDCAFLLSDDHFVVLARNDSTSADGDDARALAQLQRRATARLALRVHRTDPTFRRSLLQYRRNGSAFLFVDDDIWGDDPLVVRVQPPPCAPAAAAAACAPALRAAPAVRIGNGVFMHAYAPAIARVVSVLDFSPADLRTILAYETEPSPDTAAPNITEAACRWALETVDFLFDRIVKNKDKANATVYTVAVYPCGDDPDAAAHKAAAHYLRDPVLWDETRVDVHYAFEALNCSDERALADAVWRRARERRTCAVVAWSAAPGVRAAAAVAARTGLPLLLVGAAPASSDAARAPSGRLVDLARAYRWLFELCGWSRVAVLSDGSAYSHSFTAALLAGRELTHRAYALDADGVVNALRELHADDARVVVVNAAWPLAEAVLCEARRRGSAARRVWLVREARAPACAGGWAGLRVLSLGMSWRGGEARGGRVDLREGLRGAAWGRGDALGPPLTAALVDALMQITLAFDKFLRERPSQRYDLRGSVSDLTRYLDELNETGVAGTLQSDDYALRDPAVYVEQWADGRGRTVAVWRVSRGAVRQEWPAGAPACAAPAPDRPACATARAGDAFAPRCLDAPLFASAAFLMLGALALGAARRARLARRRRRESAWQRRLEEQRRRAAAALGAFLVERGAIRLLHEIGSGCYGRVHCAELRRPGGATLLVAAKEPRADAAPAEEGALLREAVLLAPLAHAHVVRLVGVCVADGPPTLLLEHARHLDLQRYLAERRARAAAGACRELAPRALTRLARQAAGALRYLVARRLVHRDVRAANCLVDARRALKLADFGLARALGAAEPEYATTRRGLFPVLWMAPESLTRGVFSPASDVWALGVLLLELATLGARPYGSWPPAAVLRFVAAGGHPPLPPDLCPDTREVVLSCWQRAPERRPSAARVADALAARPAAVRAAFLPPLPPPLPPPLPVSCPLNQESPPLAEP, encoded by the exons ATGTGGAGCGCGTGGTGCGCGCTGCTGCTGCTGGCGGGCGTGCGCAGCGAGCACTGCGCGGCGCTGCGTGGCGCTTGGCAGCTCCGCCTGGGCGAGCTGAGTGCTGCGAGACCGCCGCGGATCGAGG AGCGCAGCCTGTTCGTGGATGGCACCGCGCTCACGGTGCAGGTGtggggcgcgggcggcgcggagcgcgcggcggccgcggcgcAGCTGGCGGTTCTGAGCGGCGCACTCGGATACCGCGCGCGCCTGCGCCCCGAGCGCGCCGACCTGTGTCGCCTGGCGCGCCTCGAGCGCGCGGACCTTGCGGCCGTGGCGCCGGCGGCGGCGTGGCCGGAGCGCGGCCgctgcggcgcggcgcgcgcgtgGGCGCTTGATGAGCTCACGTCGCTGGCGGAGggcgcgcgcgcggcggcggACGCGGCGCCGCTGCTGCTGGCGCACGTGCCCGACGCCGCCTGCGCCGCGCGCGCTGCGCTGTGGCCCTTCTACGCGCGCGTCACCGACGAGACCAGGGACTGCGCCTTCCTGCTGAG CGATGACCATTTCGTGGTGCTAGCGCGGAACGACAGCACCTCCGCCGACGGCGACGACGCGCGCGCGCTGGCCCAGCTGCAGCGCCGCGCCACCGCGCGCCTCGCGCTGCGCGTGCACCGCACCGATCCCACCTTCCGCAGGAGCCTCTTGCAGTACCGCCGGAATGGCAGCGCCTTCCTGTTCGTCGACGACGACATCTGGGGCGACGACCCGCTCGTGGTGCGCGTGCAGCCGCCACCCTGCGCGCCcgcggccgccgccgccgcctgcGCGCCCGCGCTGCGCGCCGCCCCAGCCGTGCGCATCGGCAACGGCGTCTTCATGCACGCCTACGCGCCGGCCATCGCGCGCGTCGTCAGCGTGCTGGACTTCTCGCCCGCCGACCTGCGCACCATCCTGGCCTACGAGACCGAGCCATCGCCCGACACGGCGGCGCCGAACATCACGGAGGCGGCCTGCCGCTGGGCGCTGGAGACCGTCGACTTCCTCTTCGATAGAATCGTTAAAAACAAGGATAAAGCTAATGCGACCGTTTACACTGTCGCCGTTTATCCGTGCGGCGACGACCCCGACGCGGCGGCGCACAAGGCCGCCGCGCACTACCTGCGCGACCCCGTGCTGTGGGACGAGACGCGCGTGGACGTGCACTACGCCTTCGAGGCGCTGAACTGCTCCGACGAGCGCGCGCTGGCGGACGCGGTCTGGCGGCGCGCGCGCGAGCGGCGCACGTGCGCGGTGGTGGCTTGGAGCGCGGCGCCGGGCGTGCGCGCGGCGGCCGCGGTGGCGGCACGCACTGGCCTTCCGCTGCTGCTGGTGGGCGCCGCGCCCGCGTCTTCCGACGCCGCGCGTGCGCCCTCGGGCCGGCTCGTGGACCTGGCGCGCGCGTACCGGTGGCTGTTCGAGTTGTGCGGGTGGTCGCGCGTCGCCGTGCTGTCCGACGGCTCGGCGTACTCGCACAGCTTCACCGCGGCGCTGCTGGCGGGGCGCGAGCTCACTCACCGCGCCTACGCGCTCGACGCGGACGGCGTGGTGAACGCGCTGCGCGAGCTGCACGCGGACGACGCGCGCGTGGTCGTCGTGAACGCGGCGTGGCCGCTGGCCGAAGCCGTGCTGTGCGAGGCTCGGCGGCGGGGgtcggcggcgcggcgcgtgTGGCTGGTGCGCGAGGCCCGCGCGCCCGCGTGCGCTGGTGGCTGGGCCGGCTTGCGCGTGCTGTCGCTGGGCATGTCGTGGCGCGGCGGCGAGGCGCGCGGCGGCCGGGTGGACCTGAGAGAGGGGCTGCGCGGCGCCGCGTGGGGGCGCGGCGACGCGCTCGGGCCGCCGCTCACCGCGGCGCTGGTGGACGCGCTGATGCAGATCACGCTCGCATTCGATAAGTTCCTGCGGGAACGACCCTCGCAGAGATATGATCTTCGCGGAAGTGTCTC AGATCTAACTAGATATTTGGACGAGTTGAACGAGACGGGTGTCGCAGGAACCCTGCAGAGCGACGACTACGCCCTGAGGGACCCCGCCGTGTACGTCGAGCAGTGGGCCGACGGGCGCGGCCGCACCGTCGCCGTGTGGCGCGTCTCGCGCGGCGCCGTGCGCCAGGAGTGGCCCGCGGGCGCGCCCGCCTGCGCGGCGCCCGCGCCCGACCGGCCCGCCTGCGCCACCGCGCGCGCGGGCGACGCCTTCGCGCCGCGCTGCCTCGACGCGCCGCTGTTCGCGAGCGCGGCCTTCCTAATGCTGGGCGCCCTAGCGCTGGGGGccgcgcggcgcgcgcgcttGGCGCGCCGGCGGAGGCGCGAGAGCGCGTGGCAGCGGCGCCTGGAGGAACAGCGGCGGCGCGCGGCCGCGGCGCTGGGCGCGTTCCTCGTGGAGCGCGGCGCCATCCGGCTGCTACACGAGATCGGCTCGGGCTGCTACGGGCGCGTGCACTGCGCCGAGCTGCGCCGGCCCGGCGGCGCCACGCTGCTGGTGGCGGCCAAGGAGCCGCGCGCGGACGCCGCGCCGGCCGAGGAGGGTGCGCTGCTGCGCGAGGCTGTGCTGCTGGCGCCGCTGGCGCACGCGCACGTGGTGCGGCTGGTGGGAGTGTGCGTGGCGGACGGGCCGCCCACGCTGCTGTTGGAGCACGCGCGCCACCTGGACCTGCAGCGCTACCTGGCGGAGCGGCgcgcgcgcgcggcggcgggTGCGTGCCGCGAGCTGGCGCCGCGCGCGCTGACGCGGCTGGCGCGGCAGGCGGCGGGCGCGCTGCGCTACCTGGTGGCGCGGCGGCTGGTGCACCGCGACGTGCGCGCCGCCAACTGCCTGGTGGACGCGCGGCGCGCGCTCAAGCTGGCGGACTTCGGGCTGGCGCGCGCGCTGGGCGCGGCCGAGCCGGAGTACGCGACGACGCGGCGCGGGCTGTTCCCCGTGCTGTGGATGGCGCCCGAGAGCCTGACGCGCGGCGTGTTCTCGCCCGCCAGCGACGTGTGGGCGCTGGGCGTGCTGCTGCTGGAGCTGGCCACGCTGGGCGCGCGCCCCTACGGCAGCTGGCCGCCCGCCGCCGTGCTGCGCTTCGTGGCGGCCGGCGGACACCCGCCGCTGCCGCCGGACCTCTGCCCCGACAC GCGCGAAGTGGTGCTGTCGTGCTGGCAGCGCGCGCCCGAGCGGCGCCCGAGCGCGGCGCGCGTGGCCGACGCGCTGGCCGCGCGCCCCGCCGCCGTGCGCGCCGCCTTCCTGCCGCCGCTgccgccgccgctgccgccgccgct gcccgtctcatgccccttaaaccAAGAATCGCCTCCATTAGCCGAGCCTTAA